CCGTCGAAATTCCATCTTTTTTTCAATTAGGTGAATTACAAAAATCTTATCAGGTTTTTCAAGAAACATTTACCAGAGTAAAATCTTTTGTTGGTAACGGCACTTATTTGCAAAAGAGAAAAATGCTCGAAAATGATTTTGCTCAACTAAATTCATTGCAGTCAAATCTGAAAAATCAATTGCAGAATAATCAAAAAGATTTGGCATTAGCCGAAGATGAACTGGAAAGCCAAAAACGACTACAAGAAAAAGGCTATGTATCAAAAAATGATTATCGGCAAGCCATTAGCAAAGTGCTTGCCAAACAGCAAAGCAATGAGCAAATGCAGAGTTCGATGAAGAATAATGTAATGTCTCAAAACCAAAAGCAACAAGAAATTTTGGAATTAGATAAAACCATTACCGAACAAAAAAATGCCCTTATTCAAGCGATGCACACGTTAAAAAGTGATATTGAAGCATGGAAACAACGCTACGTTGCTATTGCTCCAACGGCAGGGAAAGTGGTTTTTTTAACATCACTACAAGAAAACCAATTAGTAAAAACAGGACAAGAATTACTTTATGTTTTACCTAATGAAGAAGGGTTTCACGGAGAAATGAATATCGGTCAATTTAATTTTGGTAAAGTAAAACGTGGGCAGGAAATTATAGTAAAGCTTCAAAGTTATCCTTATGAAGAGTATGGTACACTACGAGGGCATATTCAAAGTATTTCCGAAATCCCAAAAGACTCGGCTTATTTTGTTAAAGTAAATTTCCCAAATGGCTTGACAACTTCAGCAAATAAAACTATCCCTTTTCGTAATGGAATGACTGCATCAGGTGAAATAATTACAGAAGATAAAAGGCTGATAGAGAGGTTTTTTAAAGAATTTATCAGAATTTTTGAGAGGTAGCCCCCAATCGAATCGTCGAACCGTCCCTAAAGGGGAGTTTGTTTTATATGGAAAACCGTATTTTAAAATATTTTCTACAACTAATTCTAATCTTGCTTTACTTTGAAGGAAATGCTCAACAGCGATTTTCTCTCAATCAATGTATAGAATATGCCTACAAGCAAAATTTTGATGTAAAATTAAAAGAGTTAAAATTAAAACAATCTGAAAATACTTTAGAACAGTCAGAAAAAGCAGTTTATCCTAATCTTTCAGGGGCTTTTTCTCAAGGAATAAATTCAGGTAGGAGTATTGACCCCTTTACTAATGGGTTTGTTCAACGCACTATTTCTTCTAATTCTTTTGGTGCAAATGCCAATTTTACAATTTTTAATGGGTTTTCGCTTAAAAATCAAATTATTCAAAACCAATACAATGCAGAAGCAGACCAAGTGGAAATTCAAAGGGCAAAAAATGAATTACGAATCCGAATCACACTTGCTTATATGCAGGTGCTGATGAACCAAGAATTATCAAAAATTGCCCAGGAACAAATTCAAAACATCCAATCACAATATGAACGAGTGAAGGCATTGGTCATTGAAGGGAATATGCCAAAAACTAATTTAATTGATTTAGATGCACAACTCGCCACTGCTGAATATGATGCCCTAAATGCCAAAACCAATATTGATATTTCAAAACTTTCATTGGCTCAATTGATAGCGTTTCCGAATTTTGTAGCTTTTGACATTGAAAATAATTCGATAGAAGAAAAAACAGTTCTCTTAAATGATAATTACTTGCAAAATATTCTTTCTGGGTTTTATTTTCAACCAATTATAAAAAGTGCAGAATTAAGAGTAAGAAGTGCCAATGTAGGCATAAAACTCGCCAAAGCAGGTAAATATCCAACTGTTTCTTTGGGTGCAGGAGTTGGCTCAGCGTATTCGAGTGCACCAGCGAAAGAATACAATTATTTCAATCAATTAGGCTTTAATTCGAATCAATTTGCACGTTTAAGTATAAATATTCCAATTTATACCAATGGGCAGGTTAAAGGACGAATTACAAATGCTCAAATCAATCAAAGAATTACTGAAACTCAGCTATCACAGACAAAACTTCAAATAAAGCAAGAAATTGAGCAGGCGTATCTGACTGCCAAAATTGCCCAAGAAAAGCTAAAGACTGCCCAAAAGCAAGTTTTAGCTCAACAAGTTGCCTATGATTCTGCCAAAGACCGCTATTTGGAAGGTTTACTTCATACCATAGAGTTGAATAATTATCGTATTAATCACGAAAAAGCAAAATCAAATTTGATTCAATCAAAATACGAGTTTTACTTTAGAAAAATAGTGTTGGATTACTATATTGTCAAGTGATTTTAAAGAATCGTATCGACCATAAATGAAAAAAATACAATTATATGTTATTTCTCTTTGGCTACTATTTTTTTTAGTTGCTGTGAAAGAATTTGTCTTTATTTCATGGCAACTATCTTTTACATTTGAAGGATTACTAACCTTTCTAAAGCCCAATATTATTGCATTAATTGCAATTAGTTTTTCATTACTTGGATTATTCTTTTATGCACGATTTGAATATTTTTTGAAAGGGGCTACTAAACTACCAAAAAAAATCACAAAAATAGAAGACCAAAGCTATGAACATTTGACATTTCTAACTACCTACATTATACCTTTTTTAAGAGTAAAATTGGAGGGCAAAGATTTAGTCGTAACCATACTCCTTCTTATTATAATTGGTGCAATTTTTATTAAAACAAATCTATTTTATAAAAACCCAACTTTGGCTTTATTAGGGTACAAACTTTATAAAGTAGATACAGAAAAAAACACCGGACTAATTTTTATTTCAAAAGAAAATCTAAAATTAGGTGATAGTGTCCACCATATTTTTTTAAGTGATAATGTATATTTCGTAAAACTATGAATCGAGAACAACTAATAGCAAGATTAAATTATTTTTTAAATCCAGAAAATGGTATTGGAGCAGCATTATATTTTGTGTTGCACGAAGACGGAGAGACAATTATTCGTTTTGCTGATATTGAAAATAATGTGAAGCAAGAACTCAAAGAAAGGTTTCTTGAATATATTTCTGATAAGTTCATAACTAATGAAGATTTTGATTATCAAAATATTAGTGAAGTGGATGACCGAAAAAATGTAGTATACAAGTATGATTTAGATGACAGACCTAATAGTCTTGATATACTTGATGATATTTTACTAAATGAAAACCAACCTAACTTCAATTTTAATCAAGACAGTTTTATAAATCTGCAAGGTTACTTAATAACTATTGGGAATGAGGGTAATAAGATGGCTCTTTATAAAAAGCACCACCCTGTAAATTTATTAAAAAGGGATAGGTTTTTACTAATTCCAAGTAATCAAAGATTAGTTAAGATTCAGGATGATGCTTTAGCTATTGATAGGAGTTTTGATTTTATGATGCTTGACGGAAACTTAATTGTACTAAAACTAAATATACTTGAAAGGTTTTTTGGTTTTGAGGATGTCATCAGGAATCAAGCTCAAAATACAATTGACTTAATTGAAGCAAATCAATTACTTGAAGACATTAAACAAATCAATGATATTGCTCAGACCATGTCAAATGCGAGAAAATTAATGAGCATTCGTAACTCTCCAGTTTTAAATGTCCCAGTAATTAATGTTATTAATTTTATTAAAAATCACCCTGAGTTAACAGGAAAAATCAGTTTTAATATAAATGAAACGAAATTAAATCTTAATACGGGTGTTTCTAAAAGGCTATTTCTAAAGTTATTAAATGATGATTACTTATTCTCTCAATTAACCGAGCTTCAATATGATAGCCACGCAAAAGATAAACTCACTGAAATTGAAAATAATGTGAATTAGTCAAGATTTAATCTCATAGTTAAGAATCACTATTTAAATGTTAAACTGCTGTTACAATTATAGTTATGGTATAATATTCTAAAACTTTGGTTAATAAACAGTATAATATGTATAAAGTTTCAAGCAAAAGTCCCTTGCTAATCCTTTCAGCAACGCTTCACTTGTGCTAAAAGCACGCTAATTTTCCGCTAAGCAAGTTCAACTGTTTAATGCTTCTCCAGATAGCTTGAAATATTGGCTACGGCTGCCTTTGCTCAAGATGCAAATACAGTCGAGCGTGGATTTGAATTATTTTGAAGGAGCGGTGATGAAAACTGGCAAAACGATTGAAAAGGAGTTTGTGCAAGGCTTCGATTTCTTTGTTGAAAAAAAAGACAATTCAGCCTAAAGGCAAGAAATTGAGATTTTGGAAATCCAAATAGCTTCTCAGCGTTCGGAGTATAACAACGAAGTCGGGCGAATATCGAGAGAGCTGCAAACACTTGAAGACGAGCTGCATGAAGGACAAAAAAATTATGCACAAATGAGCGATTACCCAAAAGGGCGTTGAATTTAGGATAGGAAAACCTTAGAAAGTCAAATTAAGTCTTTGGAGCGTGAATTAAACCGAAAGCCCTCTCTAAACTTAGAAGACGATTTGAAGCGTCTTGAAGGTTTAAAAAGGGCTTTGAAGGTCGAAGAAATTTTGGTTAGTGGGAATTTGGTGGTTTGGGAGAGATAACGGACAGGGCTTTATGCAGGTTGGGACATAGCATTTCGTCTGCCCACACAACCGATATCGATTGAAATTATGATGTTGAAGTTAATTACAAAAGCTCAAAGTTGCTGGTATAGCCCGATCCACAGCTTGGCTTTGCAATTTATTAATGTTTGCTGGTCACCCCCAACTTGCATAAAACCCAAATATTATTAGCAGCTTTGCTTACAATAGACTTGGAAAATAATCACTTGTAAAAATCCGAATCTGTAATTTTATGCAAATATTCTGCATTAAATACAATGGATAAACCTGATTTTTCTTCAGGGGTAAAAGTAAAGTTCAATTTTTTTCGTTCGTTTACCAAAGTCATTGAAGAGATAGAAAACTTAGTAATATTATCTTTCCAATAAGGGTAGTAAGCAGACAGCATTAGGTATTTGCCAAATAAATCTTTGAAGCTTACAATTTTCCCATTATCTAAATTATATTTCCATTCTAAAGGCTGAATAGTCGCAGTTACTTTACTTTCTTTGAAATCAACAATAACTTGATTCAATGTGAAAGCATCTATTTTGTTGGCTTCTAACTCTAAAGAAACTGGAAAATCAACATTTACTGTATATGTCCCATCTCCATTGCTTATTTTAGTCTCTTTTGGATATTGGGGGGAGAACTTTAAAGTAATTTTTGGAAATGGGAAATTGCAACTTTTCAAAAAATTTGGGTCATCAATTATTAGAGACCCCGTAATTTCATCGCCAAATTCAAAGAATGTCAAGCCTGGCAGTATTTCAATTTCTCTTTGCCCATTAGTAGCTGTAGATGATTTTCTTAGAAGTTTTTCTTGTTTGGCTTTTAATGAATAAATATTTTTTAAAAAGGTAACAAGTTTTGGGTTATCAAACTTGTATTCAAGCGTGAACAAAAGTGAAGTGATGGAAAGAGGCTGAAGTGTTCTTTCAGTATTTTCCTTTATCTCTTTTTGCGTTTGGGAGGAAGATATTTCTTTCGAGAGATTTCCAAATACACTAAAAAGTGTAAATATGGCGATAATTGAACCAACTGTGGCATTAAAATATTTAGGATCTAAATGTTTTAAACCTAAGTATAGACCAAGTATTGTTAATAGTACACCAGATACCAGAATAATGAATACAAGCATTTGATTTCGTTTTGATACAAAGTCTTTAAATACAGCCATAATTGTGAGGTTACTTAAAATTGACACCAACGGTTTGGAGCTTGACGCAGGGGGGATTTCGAAGCACTTTACTGTCAGCCAAGAAGAAACTTTGATAGAAACACAAAGCTTGATTTAACCACTGAACCACCACTTTTGGGTAAGTGCTGTTATGCCACGTTTTCATTTCTCTGTCAGTTTCAAATACGCTGTGTATGCAACTGCTCTTGACAATTGTTGCCAGAAATTTAGTTCATTGATATTTAGTCATTATATCGCTTTCAGAATTGTCTTTATGTGCCCAAAATTCAAGACCAGAAAAATCGTCTTTATATTTCCAGTTTCCGTGTGCAATTGGGTTTCTAAATGCTCTCACAGGATTATTCAATAAATATTTGGCACACTTTTTAGTGATTGAACCAGTCTCAGATTTTTTTCTTAATACTTCAAACAGGGTGTCTTTTAGATAGACAAAACAGACATAATTTTGAGTCATTACTTGACTTCTAACAATTTCAGGTCTTGGCCTTATTTTATTAATAGTATCCATCATAGTTTGAAAACAGGACAATTCTTCTAATCTTGTTTCAAGTGGAACAGGTGATGCCAGTAAAATTTCACTTTTTAAAGTATCTTTAATATTCTCGATTTCAGTCGCTATTGTTGAAGCAATGCTATCAACTTTGTCTTCTGAAATTTTCACTTCAGTTTGTAATAAATCCCGAAATATAGAAAGTTGATTATCTAAATGTTTCATCTGTCTTGTGCAAATTTAAATGTGGGATAACGTTTTTGGGCTTTGCTTTCCATGCGGGTTTTGGAGCACAAAGCTCCAAGTTTGCACGATCCTCCCTCCCAGCCTGATTCAAAACCCGTGTTAGCTGCTGCCTTTTTCATCCTTTTTCTGTTTCTCTAAAATTTGATTATAAAGTTCATTTCGTTTGTTAAATGATTTTATTGTCCCAATTACAGCACCACTTTTTGTAAGCAAGTAATTAAACTCCCAATTGTCAGAGTCATTATAAACGAATTGTATTTTTTCAGGGTCTAAGTTTGCTAATTGTTCAATTTTGTCAGCGATTGATTTGAGTTTCTCTTTATCCAAAGAAGTTAAAACTCTGTCTGCTTTATGAGTAGTAATTACTAATTCAATGTTGCAGTCTGTGTTTGGATAGGATATGACAAAATTTTTGGGTCTGTTTGCAGGTTTAACTTTTTTAATTGTCTCTTCTGCAAGTTTAGAAAAAAATTTATAAATCTTGACTAAGTCTTCACCAATTGCTTCACCCAATTTTTCAGTCACCTTGGATTTAATAATCCCCAAAGTACCAGCAATTATTTTTGTAATAGTTATGATTGTTTCAGGGTCAGGTAATTCTGATTTTCGTCCAAACTCGAGTGTATCAAATTCTAAATCTACTTCTTGTTTAACTGAGTTATAAATGTCATTAATATCAGAATATTTTTCAAAGTTAGCTCTATCTGTCGCGATTATCATTTTTGAAACTTCTTCATCGACACTTTCTATAAATGGATATTCGCCTTCACTAAAAAATTCTTTCAACAGTTGTGTTCCGTCAGGAAGTCGGATTATTTCTTGCTTATCAAAGTAGACCATTTCCGCAGTCAAATAATAATGATCATCCTGTCTTTTTACAATTTCTCCATTCATTACTGCTCCAAAAGGTGGGGATGTTCTTATGTGTTCTAAGCCTAGTCTAGGTTTCCTTTCCCCATTTAGAAATGGCAACATACTATCAAGAGCACTTTTTGCCATTATATCTCCTTGTTTGTCAAGGTGTGTTGATGTTATTACGTATTTATCTCTTCTTATCATAAATGCTTATTATGGTGGTCGTCTTAGGTTGCAGCTAACGGTTCGGGCTTTGCATTCGGGCGGGTTTAGAAGCATAAAGCTCCGAGTTTTCACGTCTGCCCGCCTGACGCAAAACCCGTGTTAGCTGCTGTTATTTCAATTTTTCCCATCTGTCAATTAAGTCCGATTCAATAAGGTTTTTTAATGCATTCGTATTTATTTGTTGTCGGGAATTGTCACAACCAGGAACAGAGCATCTGTCGCCCATAAACCTGATTGGTGTTTGACCGTGTTTTGTGCAAAATACGGTCAAGTCCACTATAAAAGGTGTTTGATAGTCAAAAAATACATCCCATTTAAATAACAATCCTGCTTTTGTGTCTGCGGACTTATTAAATTCTCTAAGTTTTTGTTGTTGCTTGGTGTAAATGCTGTTGCTCTTTCTAAATATTTTTTTGAATGACCAAGAAGTAATCCAGTAAATTAGAATACCGACTAATACATAAAAAGCAGGTATTTTAACTTCTAGAATTTTATCAAAAGCTTCTTTGAAGGTAACACCTTCTGAAACGCTTAAAAACTTAGTATATCCAAGTGTTATTAATGCAACTATCCCAACTGAAATAACTTTACTCCAAACAGGGTCAGTCCAAATTTTTTTAATCATTTTTTGTTCTATTAATTTCTTGTTCTTTCATTTCAGTCATTAGTTGCTCAATTCGCTCTTCAGTCATGCCAAGTTTGTCAGTATATGTTGTGTAATATTCCTTCAATTTTTCGTCTAACTGTTCAGACTCGTCAATGAAGTCACAGAAGTATTTTATCATTTCAAGTTGTCCAATGGTTGAGTGGAATTTTGCTATATGAAGTTTGAAATATTTGTGAGCCAAATAATTTCTTGTTTCAAGTATTTTGTCCAATTGGTCAACAATTGGGGCTGTCAAACTATAGCTTTGTTTGACTTCATTAATAAAACTCCCCATTGTCTTTTTTGAGTTCTCAATAGCATCAATAATTTCATTAACTTCAGCGTTGGTCTTAACTTTTTTCTTGAAAATTCGGTCTGTCCAAAGCATAATTGAAAACGTTTCTTCTAAACACTGTCCAAAGTATATTGCAAGTCCGAAATATGCATAAACAAGTCTATATCTGCCGTCATAGTCTTCGGTTTCATATTCGTTGTTCGCTATGTCGTATCGTCTTTCCATAATATCAGCTAACGTTTGGCCGCTTGCCGAAGTGGGGGATTTAGGAGCACTTCACTGTCAACCAAGCACAAATGTTGATAGAAGCACTGCACTTGATTTAACCACCTCAGCCCCCATTGCGGCAAACGGCTGTTACCGGCTGGCGTTCTATCATTCCACATATTTCAAAAGTTCCCTTACTAGTCGGAACACAGTCGTTGAAGATTCTTCTCTAGCTGGATTTGTATGGTCAAAATGATTGTAATTTCTCTCTGCTCTATCTATTGCAAGTTCAGCTCTTTTCCTGCTCGTTTTGTCGTCTATTCCGTCAAGTAATCCAAAAAAATCTTCTTCTATTAATTTTGTCCCATTGCCGTCATAAGTTACTTTGAATGGTTTAAGGTGTTCGTTGATTTTGTCGTTGTAGCTGTCTCTATGCATACCACCACCTTGATGGTCATTAAAATGTAATATCAGCCAATATTCAAACGATTGATTTGAATAAGCTATGCCAAAGTTGTTAGCTACGGCTATTTGAATTGCAGAGTTGAAATCATTTTCGTTAAAATCGTCTTTGTCAAACACACACCAAACTTGGTCGTAGTTTCCTTGTTGGGATAAAGCAAGGGCTCTATTCACTAAAGAAATTGTATTATATCCTTCACCAACTGATTTGACTTTTGCAGAAGTTATTCTGAATTGATTGAAATAAGAAGGTTCTGTATTTTCTCCTTCACAAACAATAAGAATAGAGGGTTTTTCTGTCAACTCTGCAACAGGCCTTTCTAAGCTCGGTTCTTTTCTCCGTTGAGCCTTTAATTGTTCTCGGTGCTTTTGCTTTGCTGCTTTCTGTTCAGCTTTTTTGTCCTTCATTTTCATTTTCTGTCAATAAAAATTTTAGGTTATCAAAAAAGCCAAGAAATGGAACTGCACCATATTTA
This Emticicia oligotrophica DSM 17448 DNA region includes the following protein-coding sequences:
- a CDS encoding TolC family protein, producing the protein MENRILKYFLQLILILLYFEGNAQQRFSLNQCIEYAYKQNFDVKLKELKLKQSENTLEQSEKAVYPNLSGAFSQGINSGRSIDPFTNGFVQRTISSNSFGANANFTIFNGFSLKNQIIQNQYNAEADQVEIQRAKNELRIRITLAYMQVLMNQELSKIAQEQIQNIQSQYERVKALVIEGNMPKTNLIDLDAQLATAEYDALNAKTNIDISKLSLAQLIAFPNFVAFDIENNSIEEKTVLLNDNYLQNILSGFYFQPIIKSAELRVRSANVGIKLAKAGKYPTVSLGAGVGSAYSSAPAKEYNYFNQLGFNSNQFARLSINIPIYTNGQVKGRITNAQINQRITETQLSQTKLQIKQEIEQAYLTAKIAQEKLKTAQKQVLAQQVAYDSAKDRYLEGLLHTIELNNYRINHEKAKSNLIQSKYEFYFRKIVLDYYIVK
- the kwaA gene encoding anti-phage protein KwaA, with the protein product MKKIQLYVISLWLLFFLVAVKEFVFISWQLSFTFEGLLTFLKPNIIALIAISFSLLGLFFYARFEYFLKGATKLPKKITKIEDQSYEHLTFLTTYIIPFLRVKLEGKDLVVTILLLIIIGAIFIKTNLFYKNPTLALLGYKLYKVDTEKNTGLIFISKENLKLGDSVHHIFLSDNVYFVKL
- a CDS encoding HlyD family secretion protein, with product MSDESNHSEKLLRTNLMELLGGKGMGITDDLLKQEIIVPPTLPPIINKNENNGNDGRMPELRSSEVNEVLSKPPAWLIRWGITIFFFVLVLMLAVTWFIRYPDLVSGSLKIVSQNLPKSVIAKTDGKLVKLLTTDGQIVKEGQRIAFLESTANHEEVLILKDLTDSLVNMTANDNLSAAYTVEIPSFFQLGELQKSYQVFQETFTRVKSFVGNGTYLQKRKMLENDFAQLNSLQSNLKNQLQNNQKDLALAEDELESQKRLQEKGYVSKNDYRQAISKVLAKQQSNEQMQSSMKNNVMSQNQKQQEILELDKTITEQKNALIQAMHTLKSDIEAWKQRYVAIAPTAGKVVFLTSLQENQLVKTGQELLYVLPNEEGFHGEMNIGQFNFGKVKRGQEIIVKLQSYPYEEYGTLRGHIQSISEIPKDSAYFVKVNFPNGLTTSANKTIPFRNGMTASGEIITEDKRLIERFFKEFIRIFER
- the kwaB gene encoding anti-phage protein KwaB, which codes for MNREQLIARLNYFLNPENGIGAALYFVLHEDGETIIRFADIENNVKQELKERFLEYISDKFITNEDFDYQNISEVDDRKNVVYKYDLDDRPNSLDILDDILLNENQPNFNFNQDSFINLQGYLITIGNEGNKMALYKKHHPVNLLKRDRFLLIPSNQRLVKIQDDALAIDRSFDFMMLDGNLIVLKLNILERFFGFEDVIRNQAQNTIDLIEANQLLEDIKQINDIAQTMSNARKLMSIRNSPVLNVPVINVINFIKNHPELTGKISFNINETKLNLNTGVSKRLFLKLLNDDYLFSQLTELQYDSHAKDKLTEIENNVN
- a CDS encoding RloB family protein, with the translated sequence MKMKDKKAEQKAAKQKHREQLKAQRRKEPSLERPVAELTEKPSILIVCEGENTEPSYFNQFRITSAKVKSVGEGYNTISLVNRALALSQQGNYDQVWCVFDKDDFNENDFNSAIQIAVANNFGIAYSNQSFEYWLILHFNDHQGGGMHRDSYNDKINEHLKPFKVTYDGNGTKLIEEDFFGLLDGIDDKTSRKRAELAIDRAERNYNHFDHTNPAREESSTTVFRLVRELLKYVE